The following are encoded in a window of Flavobacterium psychrotrophum genomic DNA:
- a CDS encoding lysophospholipid acyltransferase family protein — translation MGLFKKNPFGHILFLKRWMIFIFGSMTHRRYRGFNRLEIDGSEIIRALPPTNVLFISNHQTYFADVVAMFHVFNASLKGREDNINNIGYLWDPKLNIYYVAAKETMKSGFLPRILSYAGAISVERTWRAGGKDVSEKRDVNPNDTENIRIALNDGWVITFPQGTTKPFKPIRKGTAHIIKQHKPVVVPIVIDGFRRSFDKKGLRLKKKGILQSFVIKEPLNIDYDNETVEEIVEKIEYAIEQHSSFLKVIPLEVIEANEELNKQREWDAY, via the coding sequence ATGGGTTTATTTAAAAAAAATCCTTTCGGACATATATTATTCTTAAAAAGATGGATGATCTTCATCTTTGGCTCCATGACGCACCGTCGTTACCGTGGTTTTAACCGCCTTGAGATAGACGGATCAGAGATTATAAGGGCACTTCCGCCCACTAATGTACTGTTTATATCTAACCATCAAACGTATTTTGCAGATGTGGTAGCTATGTTTCATGTGTTTAACGCCAGCCTTAAGGGCAGGGAAGATAACATTAACAACATAGGGTACCTGTGGGATCCTAAACTCAATATTTACTACGTAGCTGCTAAAGAGACTATGAAATCGGGATTTTTACCGCGCATACTTTCTTATGCCGGCGCAATTTCGGTAGAGCGTACCTGGAGGGCAGGAGGTAAGGATGTATCTGAAAAAAGGGATGTAAACCCTAATGATACAGAGAATATAAGGATAGCGCTAAATGACGGTTGGGTTATTACCTTTCCGCAGGGTACTACTAAGCCTTTTAAGCCTATCAGAAAAGGTACTGCACATATCATAAAGCAACATAAGCCTGTTGTCGTACCCATTGTTATAGACGGTTTTCGCCGTTCGTTTGACAAAAAAGGGCTTCGGCTGAAAAAGAAAGGCATACTCCAGTCGTTCGTTATAAAAGAACCGCTTAATATTGATTATGATAATGAAACGGTTGAAGAGATTGTTGAAAAAATAGAATATGCTATTGAGCAGCACTCAAGCTTTTTAAAGGTTATTCCGCTTGAAGTTATTGAAGCCAATGAAGAGCTTAATAAACAAAGAGAATGGGATGCTTATTAA
- a CDS encoding outer membrane beta-barrel family protein: MKFLFTAFLMLGSLSLFAQNETETVKDSVKEMKTELDEVVLEKKKKAVEHKADRTIFDFSEQPGLNSGSLMEGLKKLPGLMVSDMVGMLYQGKQLQVYMDGRPLNIYSNELISYLEGMPANSIEKVEIITNPGAEFPATSGGAIINIVTSKKATKYLSATYSNGYSYSNYDKGRHRFNNSATVSGANKVFSWQLQGGQRYTEALEKSKFNRSQIMLSDTYGDNYNRFYFVNTGIKFDFKKDRLLVNYNINTSNNDSYIAAMGEGFSSDDKSKTKSYYHDVALTYQKRFDDPFKKLDFQFSFNDSKNNFDQLSRLTQTNILNNKNNQDFYQFKTDFTQEISFLDKTKISAGIVADRLNFDATSYGLQNLKYNRTTGAAYTEAQSTYKKFEFIVGARLESYNIEGNTNTDDLIPFKKTRLFPNGTIQYNITNKVHAKANYNNKIQLPNTSALNPNNTSYQNPNISTYGNPNLDPTIYNNYEISLNAFEYFTISYSVSDTDNPVINRTILANGGAANITENLPGATMHSFNFGLPIPYMLFTKGLTETLKLDVNPDELNFLYFYMGSQKNVIPGLETKSIWSFNFMSQILLPKKIKFIANYNTTNTNGNYYYYRVAKPLNQQLDLTFSKKFLSDNLSLSVYVNDVFNTNRTGIDIPGTGLAYTEKYDSRRVGFSLNYKIPTKNKPERETNLINGNSQPNEQNSLGN; the protein is encoded by the coding sequence ATGAAGTTTTTATTTACTGCATTTTTAATGCTCGGCTCACTGAGCCTTTTTGCGCAAAATGAAACCGAAACGGTTAAAGACTCCGTTAAGGAAATGAAGACCGAACTGGATGAAGTTGTACTCGAAAAAAAGAAAAAGGCTGTAGAGCACAAAGCAGATCGTACTATTTTTGATTTTTCGGAGCAGCCTGGCCTAAACTCTGGCTCGCTTATGGAAGGGCTTAAAAAATTGCCTGGGCTTATGGTTTCAGACATGGTAGGAATGCTCTACCAGGGCAAACAGTTACAGGTTTATATGGATGGCCGCCCGCTTAATATCTATTCGAATGAGCTTATTTCTTATTTAGAAGGCATGCCGGCAAATTCAATAGAAAAGGTAGAAATAATTACGAACCCCGGGGCAGAATTTCCGGCTACATCCGGCGGAGCCATTATTAATATTGTAACGTCTAAAAAAGCTACAAAATATTTAAGCGCTACCTATTCTAACGGTTACAGCTATTCTAATTATGATAAGGGCAGGCACCGTTTTAATAATAGTGCTACGGTTAGCGGGGCAAACAAGGTATTTAGCTGGCAACTTCAGGGTGGCCAAAGATATACCGAAGCGCTTGAGAAGAGTAAATTTAACCGTTCCCAAATTATGCTCAGCGATACTTATGGCGACAATTACAACCGGTTTTATTTTGTAAACACAGGGATAAAATTTGACTTTAAAAAAGACCGCCTGCTGGTAAACTACAATATAAATACAAGCAATAACGACTCTTATATAGCAGCCATGGGTGAAGGTTTTTCATCTGACGATAAGAGTAAAACAAAATCGTACTACCATGATGTGGCGCTAACCTACCAAAAGCGCTTTGACGACCCGTTTAAAAAACTCGATTTTCAGTTTTCGTTTAACGACAGTAAAAATAATTTTGACCAGCTGTCAAGGCTTACCCAAACCAATATCTTAAACAATAAAAACAATCAGGATTTTTACCAGTTTAAAACTGATTTTACACAAGAGATATCCTTTTTAGACAAAACCAAGATAAGCGCGGGTATTGTGGCAGACCGCCTGAATTTTGATGCTACCAGTTATGGCCTGCAAAATCTTAAATATAACAGGACTACAGGAGCAGCATATACCGAAGCGCAAAGTACTTATAAAAAATTTGAATTTATAGTTGGTGCACGTTTGGAGTCATATAACATAGAGGGTAATACCAATACTGATGATTTAATACCGTTTAAAAAAACACGCCTTTTTCCTAACGGTACCATACAGTATAACATAACCAACAAGGTACATGCTAAGGCAAATTATAACAATAAGATACAGTTGCCAAATACAAGCGCATTAAACCCAAACAACACAAGCTACCAAAACCCCAATATAAGTACGTATGGAAACCCAAACCTGGATCCTACAATATATAACAACTACGAAATAAGCCTGAATGCTTTTGAATATTTTACAATTAGCTATTCTGTAAGCGATACAGATAACCCCGTTATAAACCGTACAATACTTGCAAATGGCGGCGCAGCTAATATTACCGAAAACCTGCCCGGTGCTACTATGCACAGCTTTAATTTTGGGTTGCCAATACCTTATATGCTTTTTACAAAAGGCCTTACAGAAACGCTAAAACTTGATGTTAACCCAGACGAACTGAACTTTCTGTATTTTTATATGGGCTCTCAAAAAAATGTAATACCCGGGTTGGAAACGAAAAGTATATGGAGCTTCAATTTTATGTCGCAAATATTATTACCCAAAAAGATAAAGTTTATTGCAAATTACAACACCACTAATACCAATGGTAACTATTATTATTACAGAGTTGCAAAGCCATTAAACCAACAGCTGGACCTTACTTTTTCGAAAAAATTTCTTTCAGACAATTTATCGCTATCTGTATATGTAAATGATGTTTTTAATACCAATAGAACGGGTATCGATATTCCGGGTACAGGCTTAGCATATACCGAAAAGTACGATTCAAGAAGAGTGGGCTTTTCATTAAACTACAAAATACCTACTAAGAATAAACCGGAAAGGGAAACCAACTTAATTAACGGCAACAGCCAGCCTAATGAGCAAAATTCTCTGGGCAATTAA
- a CDS encoding TraB/GumN family protein, whose protein sequence is MKKLIVAAALLFTGFLSAQKLDNSLLWKISGNGLKQPSYVFGTMHITCDATLDKSVLTALDNTKQLYLEINMDDPALQAKMMNGAMMKDGQKMSALASPDDYETVSNFLNENIGMPAVLLDRFKPSLVTMMLYPKMLECPAQSIEMELMNVTKTQNEPMFGLETIEHQLAIFDAIPYKEQMAELVDMAKKGLDAQKESNKKLDAIYKSKNLQAIAAYMQEEENKTYGDHADILLDDRNASWIPKIEEAAKATPTFFGVGAAHLGGEKGVILLLRKKGYKVEAVK, encoded by the coding sequence ATGAAAAAACTCATCGTTGCTGCCGCTTTACTGTTTACAGGTTTTCTAAGTGCCCAAAAACTGGATAACAGCCTGCTCTGGAAAATATCGGGCAACGGGCTTAAGCAGCCGTCTTACGTTTTTGGTACCATGCACATTACCTGCGATGCTACGCTAGACAAAAGTGTACTTACCGCTCTGGACAATACTAAACAGCTCTATCTGGAAATTAACATGGACGACCCGGCGCTACAGGCAAAGATGATGAACGGCGCCATGATGAAAGACGGGCAAAAAATGAGCGCTCTGGCTTCTCCTGATGATTATGAAACTGTAAGCAATTTCCTGAATGAAAATATAGGTATGCCTGCTGTGCTTTTAGACCGTTTTAAACCATCGCTTGTTACCATGATGCTGTATCCTAAAATGCTGGAGTGCCCGGCGCAATCTATCGAAATGGAACTGATGAACGTTACCAAGACCCAAAATGAACCTATGTTTGGTCTTGAAACCATAGAACACCAACTTGCCATTTTTGACGCAATACCCTATAAAGAACAGATGGCTGAGCTTGTAGATATGGCTAAAAAAGGACTTGATGCCCAAAAAGAATCAAACAAAAAGCTGGATGCCATATACAAAAGTAAAAACCTGCAGGCGATAGCCGCATATATGCAGGAAGAAGAGAACAAAACATATGGCGACCATGCCGATATTTTACTCGATGACCGTAATGCCAGCTGGATACCCAAGATTGAAGAAGCCGCTAAAGCAACCCCAACTTTCTTTGGCGTAGGCGCGGCACACCTTGGCGGAGAAAAAGGCGTTATTCTTTTGCTCCGTAAAAAAGGGTATAAAGTAGAGGCGGTTAAGTAA
- a CDS encoding RNA polymerase sigma factor, which yields MSLSTEKDFVKQLQEHQNLIHKICRLYTNDEDAHKDLFQEITIQLWKAYPAFRGDAKFTTWAYRVALNTAITLYRKKGRTVSTIEFDSKLHKVDQDEYNYEEEEHIKQLYKAVQQLNDIEKALVFMYLEDKDYTEIAETLGISEVNARVKMNRIKGKLKKILNP from the coding sequence ATGAGTTTAAGTACCGAAAAAGATTTTGTAAAGCAACTTCAGGAGCACCAGAACCTGATACACAAAATTTGCAGGCTCTACACAAATGATGAAGATGCCCACAAAGACCTTTTTCAGGAAATTACCATACAACTCTGGAAAGCCTATCCCGCATTTAGAGGCGATGCCAAATTTACTACCTGGGCCTATCGTGTAGCCCTTAATACCGCCATTACCCTATACCGAAAAAAAGGACGTACCGTAAGCACCATAGAATTTGACAGTAAACTGCACAAGGTAGACCAAGACGAATACAATTATGAAGAGGAAGAGCATATAAAGCAACTGTACAAAGCCGTACAGCAGCTTAATGACATAGAAAAGGCACTGGTATTTATGTACCTGGAAGATAAAGATTATACTGAGATAGCCGAAACCCTGGGCATTAGCGAGGTCAACGCCCGCGTAAAGATGAACAGGATAAAAGGCAAACTAAAAAAAATATTAAATCCGTAA
- a CDS encoding DUF3810 domain-containing protein, whose translation MTRTKLLAILFPVQIAFVSLLSLFPEFVERWYSNGIFPYISTFERIVFGLFGFSIGDIIYGVVIILGLRWFWKTRKTWRKKYGQNLLTIVATLSVVYFLFTLLWALNYRRMPLYKKMGIERDYTEQQLIDFTKRLIIKTNAIHTQIEKNDTIKVASPYTPADIYRLAPKAYKNLGKDFAYFAYEHESIKSSLFSTTLSYMGFGGYLNPFTNEAQVNMKLPLYNLPATTCHEMSHQIGYANESEANFIGFMANVYSDDIYFKYSGYSFALRYCINNIAKFDEAKAKSLLPLIHQGIKNNFKESREFNKKYESFIEDIFEYFYDNYLKMNKQKDGMETYSKFTGLLVNYYKDKEL comes from the coding sequence ATGACCAGAACTAAATTACTCGCCATACTTTTCCCAGTACAAATAGCCTTTGTAAGCCTCTTATCACTTTTCCCTGAATTTGTAGAACGCTGGTACAGCAATGGCATTTTTCCTTACATCAGCACTTTTGAACGTATTGTTTTCGGGCTTTTCGGTTTCTCTATTGGCGATATCATTTATGGAGTGGTCATCATTTTAGGGCTGCGCTGGTTTTGGAAAACACGAAAAACGTGGCGCAAAAAATACGGACAAAACCTTTTAACCATAGTCGCAACACTATCTGTAGTGTACTTTTTGTTTACCCTGCTATGGGCGCTCAACTACAGGCGCATGCCGCTGTATAAAAAAATGGGCATAGAACGCGACTATACAGAGCAGCAGCTCATTGACTTTACCAAAAGGTTGATTATAAAAACCAATGCGATACATACCCAAATAGAAAAGAACGATACTATAAAGGTAGCATCTCCCTATACCCCTGCCGACATTTACAGGCTTGCGCCGAAGGCTTATAAAAACCTGGGCAAAGATTTCGCTTATTTTGCTTATGAGCACGAGAGTATAAAATCGTCGTTATTTAGTACTACGCTGTCTTATATGGGTTTTGGCGGTTATCTTAATCCGTTTACAAATGAGGCGCAGGTAAACATGAAGCTCCCGCTATATAACCTGCCTGCTACTACCTGTCACGAAATGAGCCACCAGATAGGCTATGCCAACGAGAGCGAAGCTAACTTTATCGGCTTTATGGCAAACGTGTATAGCGATGATATTTATTTTAAATATTCCGGTTACAGTTTTGCATTGCGCTACTGTATTAATAACATCGCAAAATTTGATGAGGCTAAGGCAAAAAGCCTCCTGCCATTAATACACCAGGGCATAAAAAACAACTTTAAAGAAAGCAGGGAATTCAACAAAAAGTATGAATCGTTTATTGAAGATATTTTTGAATATTTTTACGATAATTACCTTAAAATGAACAAACAAAAAGACGGCATGGAAACCTACAGTAAATTTACCGGCCTGCTTGTTAATTATTATAAGGATAAAGAATTATAA
- a CDS encoding aminoacyl-histidine dipeptidase, with the protein MSNEIRNLEPKALWNKFADLNAVPRPSKKEERVIAFMKDFGQKLGLETLEDEVGNVIIKKPATAGLENRKTIVMQSHLDMVHQKNADTDFDFDTQGIEMYVDGDWVRAKGTTLGADNGLGVATIMAILESTNIPHPAIEALFTIDEETGMTGAMGLKGGLLKGEILLNLDTEEDDEIDIGCAGGVDVTAERGYHSEEVPENSVGYTITVKGLNGGHSGMDINKGLGNANKIMNRLLFDGFENFGLQVAEINGGSLRNAIPRESVAKIIISEIFDEAFVFDMQEVISDIKTELKTTEPNLQILIEKSADTPQTVVELGVQEGLIRALYAAHNGVYRMSADMEDLVETSNNIARVIVKDGKIHIGCLTRSSVESSKFDLANALRSTFELIGCEVNISGSYPGWTPNVSSPILEVLKEIYEKQNGQKPNVVACHAGLECGILGTNYPDMDMISFGPTIKGAHSPDERASITSAQKYWKFVLEILQNIPVK; encoded by the coding sequence ATGAGCAACGAAATAAGAAACCTGGAGCCTAAAGCGCTATGGAACAAGTTTGCCGACCTTAATGCAGTACCGCGCCCGTCTAAAAAAGAAGAGCGTGTTATTGCTTTTATGAAAGACTTTGGGCAAAAACTTGGCCTTGAAACCCTTGAAGACGAAGTAGGTAATGTAATTATAAAAAAGCCTGCAACTGCCGGACTTGAAAACCGTAAAACCATAGTGATGCAGAGTCACCTGGATATGGTGCACCAAAAAAATGCCGATACTGATTTTGATTTTGACACTCAAGGCATCGAAATGTATGTAGATGGCGACTGGGTGCGTGCAAAAGGCACTACACTGGGTGCAGATAATGGCCTTGGTGTTGCTACTATAATGGCAATACTTGAAAGTACCAATATTCCGCATCCTGCTATCGAAGCGTTGTTTACCATAGACGAAGAAACAGGCATGACCGGAGCGATGGGCCTTAAAGGCGGATTGCTTAAAGGCGAGATACTGCTTAACCTTGATACCGAAGAGGATGACGAGATAGACATAGGCTGTGCCGGTGGGGTAGATGTTACTGCTGAGCGTGGCTACCACAGCGAAGAGGTTCCTGAAAACTCTGTAGGCTATACCATTACTGTAAAAGGACTTAATGGTGGGCACAGTGGTATGGATATTAACAAAGGTCTGGGTAATGCCAACAAGATAATGAACCGCCTGCTGTTTGATGGCTTTGAAAACTTTGGCCTTCAGGTAGCTGAGATAAACGGCGGAAGCCTTCGCAATGCCATTCCGCGTGAGAGTGTTGCAAAAATTATTATTTCAGAGATTTTTGATGAGGCTTTTGTATTTGACATGCAGGAGGTGATTAGCGATATTAAAACCGAGCTAAAAACTACCGAACCTAACCTACAGATACTTATCGAAAAATCTGCGGATACACCTCAAACAGTTGTAGAACTGGGTGTTCAGGAAGGATTGATCCGTGCGCTGTATGCTGCCCACAATGGCGTATACCGCATGAGTGCTGATATGGAAGACCTTGTTGAAACATCAAATAACATAGCCCGCGTTATCGTTAAAGATGGTAAGATACACATAGGCTGTCTTACACGTTCGTCTGTAGAGAGTAGTAAGTTTGACCTTGCCAATGCCCTGCGCAGCACTTTTGAGCTGATAGGCTGCGAGGTAAACATTAGCGGATCATACCCTGGGTGGACACCTAATGTAAGTTCGCCAATACTGGAAGTACTGAAAGAAATATACGAAAAACAAAACGGACAAAAACCTAACGTAGTAGCCTGCCACGCCGGCCTTGAGTGCGGTATATTAGGAACTAATTATCCTGATATGGATATGATATCTTTTGGCCCGACGATCAAAGGGGCGCATAGCCCGGATGAGCGTGCCAGTATAACATCGGCACAAAAATACTGGAAGTTTGTATTGGAAATTTTACAGAACATTCCTGTAAAATAG
- a CDS encoding S9 family peptidase, with product MKKLHLPLMGLAVLFMASCLKDNKQEARTPKQFTIEELFDTKSISGEGFSTDESKILVSNNTTGIFNAYELIIADSSQTALTNSVKESVFAIDYLPGSNNFIYTSDEGGNENNHIFLMDRKTKKAKDLTPWANSKSGFNGWSIDKKSLYISSNKRDPKYFDLWKMDTLSWTPVLIYQNNDGMTPGALSDNEQYITLSQEVTTDKSELFIYDTKTKASKRISDGTDSNWNASTFEKDNSALYYTTNSTSEFSVLYKYEIATGKSTKVYEDKWDVAGMSLSENGKYHTIFINDDGKNKVLLFDHASGKAVDMPVIEDGDILGVTISKSETKLLLTVGSSTSPANLYVYDIATKNLKRLTTTLNKKVDEADLVKAEVIRFKSFDGKEIPAIYYKPLQASPDAKVPALVWVHGGPGGQSRIGYSNSIQYFVNRGYAVLAVNNRGSSGYGKTFYKLDNKDHSNGDLKDCIWAKKWLAGQDYIDANAVGIYGGSYGGCMVLGAMAFHPEEFKVGVDLFGVANWPRTLKSIPPYWESFRKALYDEMGDPFTKDSIRLKNISPLYNYQKINKPLIVLQGMNDVRVLPLESQEIVEGVKKNGVPVEYVTFDDEGHGFMKKENQITAAKKTLAFLDKYLKTKATEKK from the coding sequence ATGAAAAAATTACACTTGCCCCTAATGGGGCTTGCCGTTTTGTTTATGGCATCATGCCTAAAAGACAACAAACAAGAGGCACGTACCCCAAAACAGTTTACAATTGAAGAACTGTTTGATACAAAAAGCATAAGCGGAGAGGGCTTTAGTACCGATGAAAGTAAAATACTGGTTAGCAACAACACTACCGGAATTTTTAATGCTTACGAACTTATCATTGCAGACAGCTCTCAAACGGCGCTTACCAATTCTGTGAAAGAGTCGGTTTTTGCTATCGATTATCTGCCAGGCAGCAACAATTTTATTTATACGTCAGACGAAGGTGGAAACGAAAATAACCACATTTTCCTGATGGACCGAAAAACCAAAAAAGCTAAAGACCTTACTCCCTGGGCAAATAGCAAAAGCGGGTTTAACGGCTGGAGCATAGACAAAAAAAGTCTTTACATATCTTCTAACAAAAGGGATCCTAAATACTTTGACCTTTGGAAAATGGACACTCTTTCATGGACTCCTGTGCTTATTTACCAAAATAATGATGGTATGACACCCGGCGCGCTTAGCGATAATGAACAGTACATTACGCTATCTCAGGAAGTAACCACAGATAAAAGCGAATTGTTTATATACGATACTAAAACAAAGGCATCTAAGCGCATAAGCGATGGCACCGACTCTAACTGGAATGCCTCAACTTTTGAGAAAGATAATTCAGCGCTGTACTACACCACTAACAGCACAAGCGAATTTAGCGTTCTTTATAAATATGAGATTGCCACCGGAAAATCTACCAAGGTATATGAAGATAAATGGGATGTTGCAGGAATGTCGCTTAGCGAAAACGGCAAATACCACACAATATTTATTAATGATGACGGTAAAAATAAAGTATTACTTTTTGACCACGCGAGTGGTAAGGCAGTAGATATGCCGGTTATTGAAGATGGCGACATACTGGGAGTAACCATTTCTAAATCTGAGACAAAACTACTGCTAACCGTAGGCAGCAGCACGAGCCCGGCAAATTTATATGTGTATGACATTGCCACTAAAAACCTTAAAAGGCTTACTACCACATTAAACAAAAAAGTAGACGAGGCCGACCTTGTTAAGGCTGAAGTGATACGTTTTAAATCGTTTGACGGCAAAGAGATACCTGCCATTTACTACAAGCCCCTACAAGCCAGCCCTGATGCTAAGGTACCTGCTCTGGTATGGGTACATGGCGGCCCCGGCGGGCAAAGCCGCATAGGATATTCTAACAGTATACAGTATTTTGTAAACCGAGGCTATGCTGTACTTGCTGTTAACAACCGTGGCAGTAGCGGCTATGGAAAAACTTTTTATAAGCTTGACAATAAAGACCACAGCAATGGCGACCTTAAAGACTGTATCTGGGCTAAAAAATGGCTTGCAGGCCAGGATTACATTGATGCTAATGCCGTAGGTATTTATGGCGGTAGCTATGGTGGCTGTATGGTACTGGGTGCAATGGCCTTTCATCCGGAAGAGTTTAAAGTTGGGGTAGACCTTTTTGGGGTGGCTAACTGGCCCCGTACTTTAAAAAGCATCCCTCCGTATTGGGAATCGTTTCGTAAGGCGTTATATGACGAAATGGGCGATCCTTTTACAAAAGACAGCATAAGGCTTAAAAATATTTCGCCGTTATACAATTACCAAAAAATAAACAAACCACTTATAGTACTGCAGGGCATGAATGATGTTAGAGTACTGCCTCTAGAAAGCCAGGAAATTGTTGAGGGTGTAAAGAAAAACGGAGTACCGGTAGAGTATGTAACTTTTGATGATGAAGGCCACGGCTTTATGAAAAAAGAAAACCAGATAACTGCTGCCAAAAAAACGCTTGCTTTTTTAGATAAATACCTGAAAACTAAAGCAACCGAAAAAAAATAA
- a CDS encoding pentapeptide repeat-containing protein, with amino-acid sequence MQLITDKSFVKEDFSLTPLPTAEYDNCTFTNCNFNETVLNSIVFTQCRFEGCNLSNAKTRGTAFKEVVFIDCKLLGLQFSTAEQFLFAAGFQGCYMQLVSFYKMKLKGTRFISCHLEDADFSEADLTSAQFKECELRSAIFENTILEKADLRTATNYTIDPEGNRIKKAKFSKEGLPGLLHKYNIDIE; translated from the coding sequence ATGCAGCTTATTACAGATAAGTCTTTTGTAAAAGAAGACTTTAGCCTTACACCACTTCCTACCGCCGAATACGACAACTGTACTTTTACCAATTGTAATTTTAATGAGACCGTATTAAACAGTATTGTTTTTACACAATGCCGCTTTGAGGGCTGCAACCTTAGCAATGCAAAAACAAGGGGCACTGCCTTTAAAGAAGTTGTATTTATTGACTGTAAGCTGCTAGGACTACAATTTAGCACTGCCGAGCAGTTTCTGTTCGCCGCAGGTTTTCAGGGTTGTTATATGCAACTGGTTTCATTTTATAAAATGAAGCTTAAGGGAACACGCTTTATAAGCTGCCACCTTGAAGACGCAGATTTTAGCGAGGCCGACCTTACATCTGCCCAGTTTAAGGAGTGCGAACTGCGTAGTGCCATTTTTGAAAATACCATTTTAGAAAAAGCTGACCTGCGTACCGCGACGAACTATACCATAGACCCGGAGGGCAACCGCATTAAAAAAGCAAAATTCAGCAAAGAAGGTTTACCGGGACTACTACACAAGTATAACATTGATATTGAGTAA
- a CDS encoding DUF6265 family protein produces the protein MKKTLPALIALTLLSISCAKEKNITKAEWLIGNWDNKSAEGYLVENWKKVNDSVFNGESYFIVGNDTVFAETVVLDDVSGKMAYTVTVPGQNAEKPVRFDMTSITDNEMVFKNPGHDFPAKIVYTHPSPDSLVAVIYGKKEGKPASETFKMAKKK, from the coding sequence ATGAAAAAGACATTACCTGCATTAATTGCCCTTACATTACTTAGCATATCATGCGCTAAAGAAAAAAACATTACAAAAGCCGAATGGCTCATAGGCAACTGGGACAACAAATCTGCCGAAGGTTATCTTGTAGAGAACTGGAAGAAAGTGAATGATTCTGTTTTTAATGGTGAAAGTTACTTTATTGTGGGTAACGATACTGTTTTTGCCGAAACTGTGGTGCTTGATGACGTTTCCGGCAAGATGGCATACACGGTTACAGTACCCGGGCAGAATGCAGAAAAGCCTGTGCGCTTTGACATGACCTCTATTACAGATAATGAAATGGTATTTAAAAATCCTGGCCATGATTTTCCTGCTAAAATTGTTTATACACATCCGTCTCCCGATTCTCTTGTAGCTGTGATATATGGAAAAAAAGAGGGGAAACCAGCATCTGAAACTTTTAAAATGGCCAAAAAGAAGTAG